One genomic segment of Chelonia mydas isolate rCheMyd1 chromosome 1, rCheMyd1.pri.v2, whole genome shotgun sequence includes these proteins:
- the LOC119565299 gene encoding olfactory receptor 51G2-like codes for MPTCNETNISPARFLLAGIPGLEADGPWISIPFCSMYLIAILGNSLILFVIKTQQNLHQPMYLFLSLLSVTDLGLSVSTLPTMLSVFLFNTREIGIDVCLTQLLFIHTFSMMESSVLVAMAFDRFVAVCHPLRYALTLTSARIGNIRLAIIIRGIGLNIPSVILLKRLPYSTIQPLSYSYCLYSDVMKMACADTTSSSFYGLFVVLSSLGLDSVLIVLSYVMILQTVLSITSRQERLKALNTCVSHICVILLFYTPPISLSMIHRFKKQALPQSQILLSYLHLLFPPVLNPIVYSIKTTEICKRIMKIFQN; via the coding sequence ATGCCAACCTGCAATGAAACCAACATCAGTCCTGCAAGATTCCTCCTGGCAGGCATCCCAGGGCTGGAAGCTGATGGCCCCTGGATCTCCATCCCTTTCTGTTCCATGTACCTCATTGCAATTCTAGGAAACAGTCTGATTCTGTTTGTGATCAAGACACAGCAGAATCTCCATCAGCCCATGTACTTGTTCCTTTCTCTGTTGTCTGTCACCGACCTTGGCTTATCTGTTTCCACCTTGCCAACAATGCTCAGCGTCTTCCTGTTTAACACCAGAGAAATTGGCATTGATGTCTGTCTGACCCAACTTTTGTTTATTCACACTTTCTCCATGATGGAATCCTCTGTACTAGTTGCCATGGCATTTGACCGCTTTGTTGCAGTATGCCACCCGCTGAGATACGCTTTGACTTTAACCAGTGCAAGGATAGGAAACATAAGGCTGGCGATAATAATCAGGGGTATTGGTCTGAATATCCCATCTGTCATTCTTCTCAAGAGGTTGCCGTACAGCACGATCCAACCTCTCTCTTATTCATATTGTTTGTATTCAGATGTGATGAAGATGGCCTGCGCAGACACTACATCCAGCAGCTTCTATGGTTTGTTTGTTGTCCTTTCTTCTCTGGGATTAGACTCAGTGCTCATTGTCTTGTCGTACGTCATGATCCTTCAGACTGTATTGAGTATTACATCCCGGCAAGAGCGTCTCAAGGCTCTGAAcacctgtgtctcccacatctGCGTCATCCTGCTTTTCTACACCCCGCCGATCAGTTTGTCTATGATTCACAGGTTCAAGAAACAGGCTCTCCCTCAGAGTCAAATTCTTCTGTCTTAtctccacctcctcttccccccagtgCTCAATCCCATTGTATACAGCATAAAAACCACAGAGATTTGTAAACGGATCATGAAGATCTTTCAAAACTAG
- the LOC119565300 gene encoding olfactory receptor 52N4-like has product MAVFNLTPSEGSTFMLMGIPGLEAAHVWISIPFSTFYIISLLGNFMVLFVVGKEQTLHKPMYLLLCMLALTDISMSSSVIPKALCIFWFKLEVITVSGCLTQMFFFHTGIGMHSAILVTMAFDRYVAICNPLRYATILTNERIAKLGLVCLMRAVLFALPLPLLLSRQPFCANRIIPHTYCDHMAVAKMSCGDITVNRMYGLVIPFVVNLLDLTLIALSYSLIIRAVLRISSKKAHQKALNTCTAHICVMMMSYPSVLFSTVTHRYGQGIAPHIHIIMANLYFLLPTTLNPIIYGAKTKELREKVGKYTCRMYSLGGH; this is encoded by the coding sequence ATGGCAGTTTTCAATCTCACCCCGTCTGAGGGTTCAACATTCATGCTTATGGGTATCCCTGGCCTGGAGGCTGCCCACGtctggatttccatccctttctctacATTCTACATTATCAGCCTGTTGGGAAATTTCATGGTTCTGTttgttgtaggcaaagagcagaccCTCCACAAGCCgatgtacctgctgctctgcatgctggcacTCACAGACATCAGCATGTCTAGCTCTGTCATACCAaaggcactgtgtatattttggttcaaaTTGGAAGTTATTACGGTGAGTGGCTGtctcacccagatgttcttctTTCACACGGGGATTGGGATGCACTCAGCCATCCTTGTGACAATGGCCTTCGATCGCTATgttgccatatgtaaccctctgagatatgCCACAATCCTCACCAACGAAAGAATAGCTAAGCTAGGGCTAGTGTGTTTAATGAGAGCTGTTCTctttgctctgcccctgcccctgctcctgagcaggcaGCCATTCTGTGCTAACCGCATTATCCCCCATACTTACTGCGACCACATGGCTGTGGCAAAGATGTCATGTGGGGACATCACAGTCAACAGGATGTACGGCTTGGTGATACCATTTGTAGTCAACTTGTTAGACCTCACACTCATTGCCCTCTCCTACAGTCTGATCATCAGGGCTGTCCTCAGAATCTCCTCCAAGAAAGCCCACCAGAAAGCCCTCAACACCTGCACAGCTCACATCTGTGTGATGATGATGTCTTATCCTTCCGTCCTCTTCTCCACTGTGACACACCGGTATGGTCAGGGCATCGCTCCCCACATTCACATCATCATGGCTAACCTctatttcctcctccccaccacactcAACCCCATCATTTATGGGGCCAAAACCAAAGAGCTTCGCGAGAAAGTGGGCAAATACACCTGCAGAATGTACTCACTTGGGGGACACTGA